Proteins co-encoded in one Bacteroidetes bacterium SB0662_bin_6 genomic window:
- a CDS encoding SDR family NAD(P)-dependent oxidoreductase, with product MNKIFEALRRAVKDRIAIRPNLEPLPASVRIDGKTCLVTGANSGLGKAVAIDLAARGGHVLMACRSGHPDAGEDVKAASGSDRVEMLRVDLSDLHSVHRLCDELRERGTRIDIAVLNAGLMPRRALRTAQGFEAMFAVHFLANRVLVDRWLKDGTLRPATRIEAAPRIVLVSSEAHRSAEPIDFEHFGAFENYGLRDGLKHYGASKLVLSTFAIELSRRLNQDGGGHVAVHSLCPGPVHSAIARNAPILLKPLIYPVMKFFFLTPASAAAPVNYLCCADDAGQRSGIYLHMLREKQPSELAMNRSNGARLWEASEVLLHRFAPPPATIHERGPATP from the coding sequence ATGAACAAAATCTTCGAGGCCCTCCGCAGGGCGGTAAAAGACCGCATCGCCATCCGTCCGAACCTCGAGCCCCTGCCGGCTTCCGTTCGGATCGATGGCAAGACGTGTCTGGTGACAGGGGCTAACAGTGGGCTCGGCAAAGCCGTGGCCATCGATCTGGCCGCACGCGGCGGCCACGTCCTGATGGCCTGCCGGAGCGGACACCCTGATGCGGGCGAAGACGTCAAAGCCGCCTCCGGCTCCGACCGCGTCGAGATGTTGCGGGTCGATCTCTCCGACCTGCATTCGGTGCACCGGCTCTGCGATGAGTTGCGCGAGCGAGGAACGAGGATTGATATCGCGGTCCTCAACGCGGGCCTGATGCCGCGCCGCGCCCTCCGGACAGCCCAGGGTTTCGAGGCGATGTTCGCCGTCCACTTCCTCGCCAACCGCGTGCTGGTCGATCGCTGGTTGAAAGACGGAACGCTCCGCCCGGCGACGAGGATCGAGGCGGCGCCCCGCATCGTGCTCGTTTCGTCCGAGGCCCACCGCTCCGCCGAACCGATCGACTTCGAGCATTTCGGCGCGTTCGAAAACTACGGCCTGCGCGACGGACTCAAGCACTACGGCGCAAGCAAACTTGTCCTGTCCACGTTTGCAATCGAGCTCTCCCGCCGCCTCAACCAGGACGGCGGCGGGCACGTGGCGGTTCACTCGCTCTGCCCCGGCCCCGTACACTCCGCCATTGCCCGGAACGCCCCGATACTCCTCAAGCCGCTCATCTATCCGGTGATGAAGTTCTTCTTCCTCACGCCGGCCAGCGCCGCGGCGCCCGTGAACTACCTCTGTTGCGCCGACGACGCCGGTCAGCGCAGCGGCATCTACCTGCATATGCTGCGCGAGAAGCAACCGTCCGAACTCGCCATGAACCGGTCCAACGGCGCCAGATTGTGGGAGGCCAGTGAAGT
- a CDS encoding sulfotransferase encodes MRSAVEEMAKRITETPTDYERPYRPLPVALLNAAGRVSDRLGDSGGLDIDKMIAAARRKTGLSNFGDEWFMEALSVLVRSINEEADLTPLGRWIQKKRIEGALATRLRVEELIRRRPEIREIDLGSILVIAGLQRTGTTTLHRLIASHPDIRAVTAWEGLNPLPLPGEKPGDPHVRIRQARIAERTIAYLAPAFFAVHPAEHDAPEEDVLLLDVSFMSQSAEATMHVPTYAHWLEDQDHTKTYEEFRTLLRILHWQRPCRHWVLKTPHHMEYLDIVLKVFPAATIVQTHRDPLKSIPSFWSMVAHGRGMFSDRVDPREIGAHWLAKTCRLLARTASAREAADPHRFIDISYYDLVSDPMAQLRNIYERAGIPFGADALRATEQTASRNVQHRYGRHIYDAGRFGLTREAIEHRMAPYRRRHGIPYE; translated from the coding sequence GTGCGCTCTGCCGTTGAGGAGATGGCGAAGCGGATTACCGAGACACCGACGGACTACGAGCGGCCGTACCGGCCTCTTCCCGTCGCGCTGCTGAATGCCGCCGGGCGCGTATCAGATCGTCTGGGAGATTCCGGCGGGCTCGACATCGACAAGATGATCGCCGCGGCGCGCAGAAAGACCGGCCTGTCGAACTTCGGTGACGAGTGGTTCATGGAAGCGTTGTCCGTACTCGTCCGCTCGATCAACGAGGAGGCCGATCTCACGCCTCTGGGCCGGTGGATCCAGAAGAAGCGGATCGAAGGGGCGCTGGCAACACGCCTGCGGGTCGAGGAACTGATCCGCAGGCGCCCGGAGATACGGGAAATCGACCTCGGCAGCATCCTCGTAATCGCCGGCCTCCAAAGAACCGGCACAACCACGCTGCATCGACTGATCGCCTCCCACCCGGATATACGTGCAGTTACAGCCTGGGAAGGACTGAATCCGCTGCCCCTCCCAGGCGAGAAGCCGGGCGACCCGCACGTCCGGATCAGACAGGCGCGTATCGCCGAACGCACCATCGCCTACCTGGCCCCCGCCTTCTTCGCCGTACATCCTGCTGAACACGATGCCCCCGAGGAGGATGTACTGCTGCTCGACGTGTCCTTCATGAGCCAGTCGGCGGAAGCGACCATGCATGTGCCCACCTACGCGCACTGGCTCGAGGACCAGGACCACACAAAAACATACGAGGAATTCCGAACCCTCCTCCGGATCCTGCACTGGCAACGTCCGTGTCGTCACTGGGTGCTCAAGACGCCCCATCACATGGAGTACCTCGACATCGTCCTCAAGGTATTTCCGGCCGCCACGATCGTGCAGACGCACCGGGACCCGCTCAAATCCATCCCCTCGTTCTGGAGCATGGTCGCCCACGGCAGGGGGATGTTCAGCGACCGCGTCGATCCTCGGGAGATCGGCGCACACTGGCTTGCGAAGACGTGCCGCCTGCTCGCGCGCACTGCCAGCGCGCGCGAAGCGGCGGATCCGCACCGCTTCATCGACATTTCCTACTACGATCTCGTCAGCGATCCGATGGCGCAACTTAGAAATATCTACGAACGGGCCGGTATCCCCTTCGGGGCAGACGCACTGCGCGCGACCGAACAAACTGCGAGCCGCAACGTCCAGCACCGCTACGGACGCCACATCTACGATGCAGGCCGTTTCGGCCTGACAAGGGAGGCGATCGAGCATCGCATGGCGCCGTACCGGCGCAGGCACGGCATTCCGTACGAGTAG
- a CDS encoding DUF1214 domain-containing protein, with product MRRFVIGLLALFRRVSLAMRKLRGQSGDDAAAQRVVSGQAWDEFCDTLKAAGASLNFPGAPRDAFNQAEGYRYLSRLTRAGLMAFLEHADPRAPVLHRIAHETVKLGADNPDNHYLTAAISGAFEYRITGRRNTVAYLGFGTQAGHYGQGGGMPPTGYVEAAELEIDDDGRFELVLSCERQEGNWLPMTPESGVLIVRQTFFDRRAEIPAELHIERINCSPDEKRPAPLTAKKLDEGLRSASTLVAGASLLFAKWARDFQKHTNTLPRFDQETSNQAGGDPNIAYYHSHWQLEEDEALVIEATPPACEFWNFQLNNYWMESLDYRYHTIHTNKHIAEYERDGSVRLIVAHEDPGLPNWLDTAGHTSGTMCFRWIRAEEHPTPVTRCVKLRELRALCR from the coding sequence ATGAGAAGGTTCGTGATCGGTCTGCTTGCGCTCTTTCGCCGGGTCTCTCTGGCGATGCGCAAACTCCGTGGGCAATCCGGGGACGATGCCGCTGCACAGCGAGTCGTCAGTGGCCAGGCCTGGGACGAGTTCTGCGACACACTGAAGGCAGCAGGCGCATCGCTGAACTTTCCGGGAGCGCCGCGCGATGCCTTCAATCAGGCCGAGGGCTATCGTTACCTCAGCCGCCTGACACGCGCAGGCCTCATGGCCTTTCTCGAGCACGCCGATCCGAGGGCGCCGGTCCTCCACCGCATCGCCCACGAAACGGTCAAACTCGGGGCCGACAACCCGGACAACCACTACCTGACCGCCGCCATCTCGGGCGCTTTCGAGTACCGGATCACCGGACGGCGCAACACCGTCGCCTACCTCGGATTCGGCACCCAGGCCGGGCATTACGGGCAGGGAGGCGGCATGCCTCCGACCGGCTACGTCGAAGCTGCGGAACTTGAGATCGACGACGACGGCCGCTTCGAACTGGTGCTCAGTTGCGAACGGCAGGAAGGAAACTGGCTCCCGATGACCCCCGAGAGCGGGGTCCTTATCGTCCGCCAGACGTTTTTCGACCGGCGTGCGGAAATCCCGGCCGAGTTGCACATCGAGCGCATCAACTGCTCCCCGGACGAGAAACGCCCGGCGCCGCTGACCGCAAAAAAACTCGACGAAGGACTGCGGTCGGCGAGCACCCTCGTTGCAGGCGCCTCTCTCCTGTTCGCAAAGTGGGCGCGCGACTTCCAGAAACACACCAATACGCTGCCCCGGTTCGACCAGGAGACATCGAACCAGGCCGGGGGCGACCCCAACATCGCCTACTACCACAGCCACTGGCAACTGGAAGAGGACGAGGCGCTGGTCATCGAGGCCACGCCGCCGGCATGTGAATTCTGGAACTTTCAACTCAACAACTACTGGATGGAATCGCTCGACTACCGCTACCACACCATCCATACCAACAAGCATATCGCGGAGTACGAGCGCGACGGTTCCGTCCGCCTCATCGTCGCGCACGAAGACCCCGGACTCCCCAACTGGCTCGACACCGCCGGGCACACCTCCGGGACCATGTGCTTCCGTTGGATCCGGGCCGAGGAGCACCCGACCCCTGTGACTCGGTGCGTCAAACTGCGCGAACTCCGTGCGCTCTGCCGTTGA